The genomic window ACTAACAGCATACGACACTTGTGTAACATCAGCCCCAGTCGCCTCACAAAGTGCAGACATGGCGTTTACAGAAGAGATCCTCTGAGCCAAGAAAGCATTGACAGCAAGCTTGGAAAGCTCTGCAGACCAAAGATTAGTGGTGAGAATTCGGTCTTCCGGTACCCAATGAGCGTAAACATCCTTCAATGCTTGGACAGCTTTATTGCCTTCTGGGGTCTCCCGACCTCCAATGAGAACACGGTCAGGGTTAAAAAGATCTTGAATAGCAGTTCCCTCGGCAAGAAACTCTGGGTTCGAAAGAATTTGGAATTTGATTCCCTTGCTATTGTGGGTAAGAATCTTTTCGATTGCCTCAGTAGTTTTGACAGGGACTGTTGATTTCTCGACCACAATCTTATCAGATTTCGATACATCAGCAATCATTCGAGCAGCACTTTCCCAATATGTAAGATCCGCAGCCTTGCCAGCTCCAAGCCCTCGAGTctttgttggaacaatggcagcagcaaacaTCAAACAAAGTTACAAAACTGTATTTGTAAGACTGAAGCAAGAAGAATCGAAGCAAAGAAAAAGCAAAgcaatgaacaaaaatgaatacTCAGCAAATTTGTAACTGAACATTACAtctttttcattcaaaatttgaatatataaaagagttacaaattttggttcatttgacagttacctaatgacataactactcccacttaaactaaactaatacaagcttaagtcaaatacaaaataaGCTGACATATCAGCTTTTACATCATCAATCCAATCACAAACTTAATCCAACTAACTATTAAAGCTAGTTACAATCAAACTGAACTAagttacatcaaaacaaaacaacaatatcagttgcttcatttggtccaaaaaccattcgtgcgcaccaagcaaaatgagctgagctcgatagctgctggtctcgacagtagcatgcttccggctccatgttgcattgcagtccagctttcaacactcctccttggactgtgtGCAACACATTCCAATTGCACTTCTCAAAGATTCAAATCGAGCAGCCCCCAAGGACTTGGTCATTATGTCAGCCAATTGTGCCCCTGAGCTGCAATGCACAAGGCTGATTTCCTTTGCTTGTTCAGCCTCTCTAACAAAAtgcagtttgattttaaaatgcttaGTCTTACCATGGAACACAGGGTTCTTGGCTATTGCAACTGCAGAATGATTATCCACCCAAATTTCagttgcttcatcttgagtttcATTAAGGTCATGAAGCAgcttccttagccaaatggcctgATTAACTGCTCCTGCTGCAGTAATGTATTCTGCTTCAGCTGTGGACTGAGCAACAGTTTGCTGCTTTtttgaactccagcaaaacatccccgatccaagtgtgaagaagtatcctgaggtactcttcatgtcatcgaGGGATCCTGCCCAGTCACTGTCAGAGTAGCCTTCTAGTTTCAGTTGGTTCCCACTTTCAAACATTACACCAAAACTAGCAGTGCCCTTGATGTATCTAAGGACCCTCTTTGCTGCCTTCAAATGTGCCTCATTGCAACAATGCATAAATTTCGATAACAGGCTGACACCAAACATGATGTCTGGCCTGGTTGCTGTTAGATacaacagacaaccaactaggcTTCGATAGTGCCTCTCATCAACCCTCTGCTGATCACCACTGCTAGTCAGCTTTTCTCCTTGGGCCACAGGTGTGCTGACTGCTTTACAGTTATGCATGCAGAATTTGTCtaggatcttcaaagcaaatggGTGTTGGCTGATGAAGATACCTAGATCAGACTGGTgaacttccatgccaaggaagtaagtcatgatcCCCAAATCTGTCATTTCAAACACTTGCTGTATTTGGACCTTGAACTCATCAATGAGCCCAACTTTGCTCCCTGCCACAAGCAAATCATCCACATACAAGGAGACAATCAGCAAGGTTTCATGTTCTGACCTTTTAACATACAGAGTAGGCTCACTAAGGCTCTTCACAAATCCAAGTTTGGTCAGGTAAGCATCAActctgtcataccaggcccttggtgcctgtttcaggccatagagggcctttctcaacttatacactttgtcttcatgtccaacaacttcaaaaccttcaggttgctcGATGAAGATCTCCTCCTTGAGAAAACCATTCAGGAATGCTGATTTGACATCCAATTGGTGAACTCTCTACTGCTTCTGAGCTGCTAAAGCAAACAGCAGCTTAATTGTATCCAgtcttgctactggagcaaaaGTCTCCAAGTAGTCCACACCATACTGCTGACTGTAGCCCTTCACCACAAGCCTGGCCTTGTGCTTGCTCAGTGAGCCATCAGCATTGTACTTGGCCCGGTACACCCATTTTACTCCTATGACCTTCTTGTGTTCTGGTCTGCTCACCAACACCCAAGTCTGATTTTTATTGATCATTTCCAACTCAGCTTCCATAGCTTTCATCCAGCTTCTGTCCTTGGCAGCCTCTTCAAAGTCTGAGGGCTCAATCACAGCAACATTGCACCTCTGATAGACATCAGCCAAAGTTCTGGTGCCCTTCACTGGTGTATCATGGACAGCATCATTACTTGGTCCTTCTTCTGCAGGTTCAGCAACCAAGTCTAACTGGTCCAATTCAGACAAGTCAGCCTCAACACcattccaattccacaccttTTCCTCATCAAACTTTACATCCCTGCTGACTAAAACCTTCTTTGCTGTAGGATCATACACTCTATAGCCCTTCTTGTTGCTGCTGTAGCCAACAAAGATTCCTGGAGTAGCCCTGCTCTCGAGCTTGGTCCTCTTTTCCACTGGAATAAAAGTATAACACACACAGCCAAACACTTTCAAGTGTGTTACCACAGGTTTGACTCTATGCCAAGCCTTAAAAGGAGTCTTATCCTTGACTGCTCTAGTTGGCAGTCTGTTGAGCAGATACACTGAGGTGttgactgcctcagcccaaaactgactTGGAAGCTTGCCTTGAAACAAGAGGCACCTGGCCATGTTCAGTACAGTCCTATTCTTTCTCTCACAGACTCCATTTTGTTGAGGAGTATAGACTGTTGTGAGCTGATGGTGAATCCCAGCACTGTCACAAAGCTTCTGAAATCTCTCAGACACATATTCAGAGCCATTATCAGTCCTCAAGGCTCTAATTTTGTAGCCTGACTGATTTTCAGCATAAGCCTTAAATTTGCAGAAggcttcaaacacttctgacttttgcttcaagaagtagacccagcataaccttgttaaatcatctataaatagggcaaagtacctgttctcactgattgaaggtgttctcatagggccacaaacatcagagtgcaccaattcgagcttgttttgagctctccaagcactgtcagcaggaaaaggcagtctagcctgcttaccaagctgacaaacctcacaaacattcccactaacttcaatttttgaaatgtcatcaACCAAATTCAGCCTATGTAACAGATCGATGGATCTAAAATTTGCATGGCCTAGTCTCCTATGCCACAAGTCAGTGCTTTCAACAAGGCTGGTGTATGCCTTTCTTTCTATTTGGCTAACATCCAGCATGAAGCACCTATCAGTCATAGAGACTGTGACTAACTCCAGACCATTCATATCTTGAACAATACAGCAACCATCCTTAAAAACCAATGTATAGCCCTTTTCAACTAATTGGCCTACACTAAGCAAATTCTGGTCTAAGTCAGGTACAAAAAACACATCTGAGATCAgcttgttacctgaaccagtgctAATCAACACACTGCCCTTGCCTTTAGCCTCAATCAGCCTGCCATCTCCAATTCTAATCCTCGAGTGGAAGCTTCTGTCTAGGCCCTTGAACAGCTTCTCATCTGCTGCCATATGGTGTGAGCAGCCACTGTCTAGTAGCCAATCATTGCTGGCCTTGGTTGTGCCAACAAAACAAGTTGCTGTGAACActtgctcctcctgagcttgaatGTCCTCAGCAGATCTAGCTTGTTACAGAGCAGCCTCCCTTGGTTTGCCCTTGCACACCTTCTCCACATGGCCAAACTGCTTGCATTTTCTACACTGaatatctggcctaaaccagcaataCTCTTCTGAATGTGTTGTCTTCTTGCAATGAACACATGGTGGGAACACTCTTTTTGCTTCATCTCTTCCTGACTTGACCCTTCTATTGtgccaaggcttcttgccttttgCACTCACACTCGAGCCTTCACTGGCTTTAGCCTGGAAAGCAGCTTCAGGATTCTCCTCCTGCCTATTTGCCctcctttgctcaagtgcatacagggagtttatcagctcagacaatgaaatggctgataagtccctcgagtcctcaagtgaagagatttttgactcaaatttctcagggagagttgtaatgaccttttcaacaactctgctctctgtgaagtccactcccaggagcctaatactgttgacaatggccattatcctgtctgagtactgcttgatggtctcagactccttcatcctcaaattttcaaagtctctcctgaggttgatcacctgctgttgccttgtcttgtcagtccccatgaactcctccttcagcttctcccaggcctgttttggtgagtcacaggccatgataCGAGTGAATATCACATCAGAGACTCCATTTTGCAAGCAGGCCATAGCCttatgcttcttggctcgctcatcagcatgctgcctcatctgtgcaatggtgggattggctctcaatggaggtggttcagcaTCATTCTCAATCACACTCCAGAGATCATGTGCCTGGAGGTAAGTCTTCATTTTGACTATCCAAATGTGATATTTTTCTCTAGTGAACACAGATGGAGGAGGTGGAGTGAAACTCATCCTGCTAGACTAAATCCAAATGCTTCGATCTTACCAAATTTTGAACTTGCTGTTGGTTTTGATTCGAACACAATAGATTGCATACAAAGGCCCCTCAAAGACTCGGGctcatgataccatttgttggaacaatggcagcagcaaacaTCAAACAAAGTTACAAAACTGTATTTGTAAGACTGAAGCAAGAAGAATCGAAGCAAAGAAAAAGCAAAgcaatgaacaaaaatgaatactcagcaaagttgtaactgaacattacatctttttcattcaaaatttgaatatataaaagagttacaaattttggttcatttgacagttacctaatgacataactactcccacttaaactaaactaatacaaGCTTAAGCCAAATACAAAATAAGCTGACATATCAGCTTTTACATCATCAATCCAATCACAAACTTAATCCAACTAACTATTAAAGCTAGTTACAATCAAACTGAACTAagttacatcaaaacaaaacagcaatatcagttgcttcatttggtccaaaaaccattcgtgcgcaccaagcaaaatgagctgagctcgatagctgctggtctcggCAGTAGCATGCTTCCGGCTCTATGTTGCATTGTAGTCCAGCTTTCAACAGTCTTGGTCGGAGTGTTGACGGAAACAAAGACTATATCAGCCTCACGCACATGTTTTTCTACATCAGTGCTGAAGAAAAGGTTCTTTCCACGACACTGCTTCACAACAGCATCAAGACCAGGCTCATAGATTGGAAGCTGGTAACTATTCCATGCATTAATACGAGGCACAGAGATATCCACAACAGCCACTTCAATAGATGGGCATTTAAGTGCAATCACAGCCATTGTAGGCCCACCAACATAACTAGCTCCAATGCAACAGATCTTCACCATTTTCGTTTTTTTGACCACAACCTAAACAAAGAGGAGTATTCAAATATCAgacagaaaaaaaaatagagaaaagcaTCCTCAAATCTAACGCATCCAAGCACCGACAACTATTCTAATTACATAGTTACTTACATATGAACtaaaagataataaaatgatAGATCCAGAATTCAAAAGCCAAGCTGATGAAATCTAAACAATTCAAATCAGATCCATTGGAAATTAGCTTGATTCAAAGTTCTAGTTCATGTTTCATAACCAAAATATTAACACACTTTACTGGAAAACGAAAAGAGACAACTTGGCAAACAGATCTGTTTTATTAAACAATCAAAAGGaactcattttcaaaaaaatggaCTAATCGTTTtaattcatgaaaaaaaaactcGTAAAAAGGAAGAAATTTTTAATCCTGTCGAATAGAGACTCAGATCAAGGAGCTACCACTCGaagaaattcaaattttcaagtgTCTAGTTGAccatcaaaatatcattttcatacAGAAACAAAAACTACCCATTTTAATACACGAAAAATCAACGcgaaaaaagtaaataaaatttgaatattgtcAAATGGACAGGCAGATCAAGAACAAACAACTTTGTAAAGCTAATATTTTCAAGCCGAAAAAAAAGAAGCAACAAAAACGCTAATCACGACATGAAGGAAACCCAAATAACTaaagagaaaactcaaagaaaatggattgaaaatggaataatttgtattaatttacCTCAAAACTTGATCCTCAAATAGAGACAATAAGTTCAGAGCAACAGAAGAAGAGGGCAGCTTCGCTTTAACGATATAAAATTCAGAAGAGCGGGTTGTTGTTTTATACTAGGGTGCGATAGGACTTAAATCATTGATTGTACGAGATTAAAAGAAAGTTAATTATCTCTCTAGGCATGGCCTAGCAAATGTAGGAAATCAAATTGTGTAAGCAAGTGCATTGAGTTCATTGCTGTACTTCCACAGTACCCAGTTGCCACTGCTCTGTTATTCTTGCAACTATCAAATTTATTCTTTCAAATGTATTTGAGCTTTTGACTTGACACAACAAATGGTATTCCTAATGTCGACATTTTCTTGAAAAGGAAGGATCATTTGTGTTTGGTCTCCATTGTTGGATTTTTCCAACTATGCTTGCTAGAAGGTCGAGATAAAAGCATTCAACAAGTCAATGGATGAAAAATCTTGACATGCCATCTTGTTGTATGGGAGCCCTCTGCAACTGAGACAATTGGAGTGAAAACCCAAAGTCTGAACTTACATGGACCACAGAGGAAGAGAAGCTGGTTAGAGCTAATTCTAAGGCATTAAATGCAATATTTTGTGGTGTGTATTGATAGGAATTTAAAAGGATATCCAAGTATACTATTGCCAAGGAGGCTTAgtggtgtaacatcccaaaacaGGGTTTAGAAGTTTGAGCCTAGCAAATAGAGGTCGCCAGTGGCTTTAGAGAAGCAGGGTTTATCAGTGGATTTGGCGAACTGTGATCGCTAGTAGGCCTGGCGAGCTGGAGTTCGCCAAAAGGCTTGGTGAGCTAGTATACGCCAGCAGGTTTGGCAAGATGGTATACTCTAGCGAGACTGGTGAGATGGTGTATGTCAGTAGGACTGGCGAGCTAGTGTTTGATAGTTGGTCTGGCAAGTTGGTGTTCGCCAGTAGGCTTGGCGAAGTAAGGATCACCAGTAGGCTTGGCGAACTAGGGTCGCCAGTGCACTTGACTAACTGTAATAGTTATTTTGGGCCGAGAGTCAAAAGTAAGAGTAGCTGAAGGGTATACCAAAATTAAGAAGTCAACTTATTTTTCAATAGAGTCAAAAGATTTAAATATTACAGAAAGTTCTAaatcatatattaaaaaaattaaaaattgaattttttatttaataagaaaTTGATTGATACAAGTTGAAAATATATCCATGaaagtgaaaacatatatgattgATACAAactgaaattgaaaatatatacaaattgaaaatgattgatccaaaactttgaaaactaaaattttatttaatgattgACATAAAATTTGTTTTTGCTTTGATGTTCAGTTTTGTGAGTAGTGTTTTTTTCTAGTACTTACAAAGTTAAACAACATAATAACACAGCTATCAATTACAAATTAACATGCTAATCTCTTACAAGCACAATGATAAGTTTTACAAGACATTCTAAAATCTATTTGCTTACTTACAGCTACATGAACTCTAGTTTCTTACACTAAAATTATCCAaaatgccatacacaaaacaaagaaaaaatgcTTATTGTTTTAATTTGAATTTCTAATAGGGGCAAGAGAATTCTAATGAAATAAGTTCAAAGAAGCATCAAATCTACAATTGAAGAGATGTGAATATTGTATAGTGATGAATaatcaaacattttattaaaattcagTGCATgttaaaagaaatcaaataaggAGTAGAAAGAGTTTCGATATCTTAAACAAgttaataattgaaaaagttgagttAAATAGCTATGTGGAGTGCGCCTCGTATTTACAAATCAACGTTGCGACGAGGAAAAGTCGACGTTCCGGCGACGCGACACTCGACATCCCAACGAAAAGAAAACGATGTCTCGACGAGAGACATATGACATTGCAACGTGATGATATGTTTCCTAATCCAACCGGGTTTTCTTCTCCCGGTTAAACTCGACTATTGTTTCCCAGTAAACTCTTATCAGTCTAGGGTTATTTTAGTCATGTTTAACCTACGAATTTAACCTATAAAATGGGCTGTTGTAACCTAAATTAATCATATTCATCATATTTGAGATTGAGAGAGTTTTGTGAGTTTAAGGAATTCTGATTTTTAGTTAAAGTGCTTTGTTTTTTCGAGATTTAGGGTTGTTTGTTGAGATTATCTTCATATTGTACTCTTTCGATTTTTGTTCATTTAGCGAAGTCTTCTTTGCTCATGGTTTGTTTTCCTATTCTTTAGAGAAAATTTTCCATGTAAATATTTGTGTTTGATCTTtctacttttacttttttttctcattttatatacgggttgatccccaacaaactggtatcaaAGCTTGGTTTCGCAATTGACACGTTCAAAGATGAAAATAAAGTTTGATATTGAGAGGTTCAACAGGTACACAAATTTCAGTTTATGACAAGTTCAAATGACGGTAGTTCTAGTTCAGAATGGCCTGAAAAAAGCCGTTACTAGGAAAAAGCTCAAAAATCTATATCAGTTAGAATGAGATAAGCTTGATGAGAAGACCTTGTTTATAATTCAGTTGTACCTCACAAACGATGTGTTGCAAGAGGTGCTTTCAGAGAAAACAAGAATAATCTTATGGAGGAAGTTAGAAACCCTATATATGATAAAGTCTCTAGCTAATAGTTTGGTGTTGAAGCAACGTCATACATTCCGTATGGGAGAAGATAACTCTATTAGAGTTCACATTAGTGGGTTTGTTTCTCtattgaatgatttaaagaacgtcgAGGTTCAAATTGACAACAAAGATCAAGTTATGCTACTATTATGCTCTTTTCCCCTTCATATAAGTCTTTCAGGGAAACCCAAATTTATGGTAGAGATAAACTCTCATTCGAGGAAGTGAATAGAAACTCGTTGAGCAAAggcaaactcgacaatgagtttgttTCGAGTAGTAGTTCAAGTTGGAAACCCTCAGCATTTGTTGTGAGAAGCCGAACTGATTTGAGGTCGAGGAATCGAGACCAGTTATGCAACTACTGCAAGAAGAAAGGTCACATTAAGGTAGATTGTCTCATTAAGTTCTCTACATATAAGTTAAGTTGAATATAGAGTTGTGCGTATGGGGAATGGATTACTCTGTAAGATAACTAGTTTGGATTTAGTGAGTATCCTGCAAAGGTTTAGATAGACCTGCAATGGGCTCAAAAAAGGAGGTATGAGTAAATACGAGTCAAGGTAGAGATTTGTGGAGT from Gossypium hirsutum isolate 1008001.06 chromosome D12, Gossypium_hirsutum_v2.1, whole genome shotgun sequence includes these protein-coding regions:
- the LOC107947049 gene encoding UDP-glucose 6-dehydrogenase 2, which encodes MVKICCIGASYVGGPTMAVIALKCPSIEVAVVDISVPRINAWNSYQLPIYEPGLDAVVKQCRGKNLFFSTDVEKHVREADIVFVSVNTPTKTTRGLGAGKAADLTYWESAARMIADVSKSDKIVVEKSTVPVKTTEAIEKILTHNSKGIKFQILSNPEFLAEGTAIQDLFNPDRVLIGGRETPEGNKAVQALKDVYAHWVPEDRILTTNLWSAELSKLAVNAFLAQRISSVNAMSALCEATGADVTQVSYAVSKDTRIGPKFLNASVGFGRSCFQKDILNLVYICECNGLLEVAEYWKQVIKINEYQKNRFANRVVSSMFNTVSNKKIAILGFAFKKDTGDTRETPAIDVCKGLLGDKARLSIFDPQVTVDQIQRDLTMKKFDWDHPLHLQPISPTTVKQVTCVWDAYEATKDAHGICILTEWDEFKNLDFKRIYDNMQKPAFVFDGRNIVNVDQLREIGFIVYSIGKPLDAWLKDMPAVA